In Escherichia ruysiae, a genomic segment contains:
- the cysI gene encoding assimilatory sulfite reductase (NADPH) hemoprotein subunit — protein sequence MSEKHPGPLVVEGKLADAERMKLESNYLRGTIAEDLNDGLTGGFKGDNFLLIRFHGMYQQDDRDIRAERAEQKLEPRHAMMLRCRLPGGVITTRQWQAIDKFAEDNTIYGSIRLTNRQTFQFHGILKKNVKPAHQMLHSVGLDALATANDMNRNVLCTSNPFESQLHAEAYEWAKKISEHLLPRTRAYAEIWLDQEKVATTDEEPILGQTYLPRKFKTTVVIPPQNDIDLHANDMNFVAIAENGKLVGFNLLVGGGLSIEHGNKKTYARTASEFGYLPLEHTLAVAEAVVTTQRDWGNRTDRKNAKTKYTLERVGVETFKAEVERRAGIKFEPIRPYEFTGRGDRIGWVKGIDDNWHLTLFIENGRILDYPGRPLKTGLLEIAKIHKGDFRITANQNLIIAGVPESEKAKIEKIAKESGLMNVVTPQRENSMACVSFPTCPLAMAEAERFLPSFIDNIDNLMAKHGVSDEHIVMRVTGCPNGCGRAMLAEVGLVGKAPGRYNLHLGGNRIGTRIPRMYKENITEPEILASLDELIGRWAKEREAGEGFGDFTVRAGIIRPVLDPARDLWD from the coding sequence ATGAGCGAAAAACATCCAGGGCCTTTAGTGGTCGAAGGTAAACTGGCAGACGCGGAGCGCATGAAGCTTGAGAGCAACTATCTGCGCGGCACGATTGCTGAAGATTTAAACGACGGCCTGACCGGCGGCTTTAAAGGCGACAACTTTCTGCTGATCCGTTTCCACGGTATGTATCAGCAGGATGACCGCGATATCCGCGCTGAGCGTGCCGAGCAGAAGCTGGAACCACGTCACGCGATGATGCTGCGCTGCCGTCTGCCTGGTGGAGTGATCACCACCAGACAATGGCAGGCGATTGATAAATTTGCTGAAGACAACACGATTTACGGCAGCATTCGTCTGACCAACCGCCAGACGTTCCAGTTCCACGGCATTCTGAAAAAGAACGTCAAGCCGGCACACCAGATGCTGCACTCGGTCGGGCTTGATGCGCTGGCAACCGCCAACGACATGAACCGTAACGTGCTTTGCACCTCGAACCCGTTTGAATCGCAGCTGCACGCGGAAGCGTATGAATGGGCGAAGAAAATTTCTGAGCACCTGCTGCCACGTACTCGTGCATATGCGGAGATCTGGCTCGATCAGGAGAAAGTCGCTACCACTGATGAAGAACCGATCCTCGGTCAGACCTATTTACCGCGTAAGTTTAAAACGACGGTAGTGATCCCGCCGCAGAACGACATCGATCTGCACGCCAATGACATGAACTTTGTGGCAATAGCGGAGAACGGCAAGCTGGTAGGCTTCAATCTGCTGGTGGGCGGTGGGCTGTCTATCGAACACGGTAACAAAAAAACCTACGCCCGCACCGCGAGCGAGTTTGGTTATCTGCCGCTGGAGCATACGCTGGCGGTGGCGGAAGCCGTCGTGACGACTCAGCGTGACTGGGGTAATCGAACCGATCGTAAAAATGCCAAAACCAAATACACGCTGGAACGTGTGGGTGTTGAGACGTTTAAAGCGGAAGTGGAACGTCGCGCGGGGATCAAGTTCGAACCGATCCGTCCGTATGAGTTCACCGGACGCGGCGATCGCATCGGCTGGGTTAAAGGCATTGATGATAACTGGCACCTGACGCTGTTTATCGAAAATGGTCGCATCCTTGATTATCCGGGGCGTCCGTTGAAAACCGGTCTGCTGGAGATCGCGAAGATCCACAAAGGCGATTTCCGCATTACGGCGAACCAGAATCTGATCATCGCCGGTGTGCCGGAAAGCGAGAAAGCGAAGATCGAGAAGATCGCCAAAGAGAGCGGGTTAATGAATGTCGTCACGCCGCAGCGTGAAAACTCGATGGCCTGCGTGTCATTCCCGACTTGCCCGCTGGCAATGGCGGAAGCGGAGCGTTTCCTGCCGTCTTTTATCGACAACATCGATAATTTAATGGCGAAACATGGTGTCAGCGATGAGCATATCGTGATGCGTGTAACAGGCTGCCCGAACGGTTGTGGTCGCGCGATGCTGGCGGAAGTGGGCCTGGTGGGTAAAGCGCCGGGTCGCTACAACCTGCATCTTGGCGGCAACCGCATTGGGACACGTATCCCTCGGATGTATAAAGAAAACATCACCGAGCCGGAAATCCTGGCGTCGCTTGATGAACTGATAGGGCGCTGGGCGAAAGAGCGTGAAGCGGGTGAAGGCTTCGGCGACTTTACGGTGCGTGCGGGCATCATTCGCCCGGTGCTCGATCCGGCACGCGATTTGTGGGATTAA
- the cysJ gene encoding NADPH-dependent assimilatory sulfite reductase flavoprotein subunit yields the protein MTTQAPPSALLPLNPEQLARLQAATTDLTPTQLAWVSGYFWGILNQQPGTLAATPAPGAEMPGITIISASQTGNARRVAEALRDDLLAAKLNVKLVNAGDYKFKQIASEKLLIVVTSTQGEGEPPEEAVALHKFLFSKKAPKLENTAFAVFSLGDTSYEFFCQSGKDFDSKLAELGGERLLDRVDADVEYQAAASEWRARVVDVLKSRAPVAAPSQSVATGAVNEIHTSPYSKEAPLVASLSVNQKITGRNSEKDVRHIEIDLGDSGLHYQPGDALGVWYQNDPALVKEIVELLWLKGDEPVTVDGKTLPLAEALQWHFELTVNTANIVENYATLTRSETLLPLVGDKAKLQHYAATTPIVDMLRFSPAQLDADAFIGILRPLTPRLYSIASSQAEVESEVHITVGVVRYDVEGRARAGGASSFLADRVEEEGEVRVFIEHNDNFRLPANPETPVIMIGPGTGIAPFRAFMQQRAADEAPGKNWLFFGNPHFTEDFLYQVEWQRYVKEGVLTRIDLAWSRDQKEKIYVQDKLREQGAELWRWINDGAHIYVCGDANRMAKDVEQALLEVIAEFGGMDTEAADEFLSELRVERRYQRDVY from the coding sequence ATGACGACACAGGCCCCACCTTCCGCTTTGCTTCCGCTGAACCCGGAGCAACTGGCTCGCCTCCAGGCAGCCACTACTGATTTGACACCTACCCAGCTTGCGTGGGTATCCGGCTATTTCTGGGGAATACTTAACCAGCAGCCAGGTACACTTGCAGCTACACCTGCGCCTGGCGCAGAAATGCCGGGTATCACCATCATCTCCGCTTCGCAAACGGGTAATGCTCGCCGGGTCGCTGAAGCGTTACGTGACGACTTATTAGCGGCAAAACTGAACGTTAAGTTGGTGAACGCAGGCGACTATAAATTCAAACAAATCGCCAGTGAAAAACTGCTCATTGTGGTGACTTCAACACAAGGGGAAGGGGAACCGCCGGAAGAAGCCGTCGCGCTGCATAAGTTCCTGTTCTCCAAAAAAGCGCCGAAACTGGAAAATACCGCTTTTGCCGTGTTTAGCCTTGGTGACACCTCTTATGAGTTTTTCTGCCAGTCCGGTAAAGATTTTGACAGCAAGCTGGCGGAACTGGGCGGTGAGCGCCTGCTCGACCGTGTTGATGCTGACGTTGAATATCAGGCAGCCGCCAGCGAATGGCGCGCCCGCGTGGTTGATGTTCTGAAGTCCCGCGCGCCTGTTGCGGCACCTTCGCAATCTGTCGCTACTGGCGCGGTAAATGAAATTCACACCAGCCCGTATAGCAAAGAGGCGCCGCTGGTGGCGAGCCTTTCGGTTAACCAGAAAATTACCGGACGCAATTCTGAAAAAGACGTTCGCCATATCGAGATCGATTTAGGTGATTCAGGCCTGCACTATCAGCCGGGCGACGCGCTGGGCGTCTGGTATCAGAACGATCCGGCACTGGTAAAAGAGATTGTTGAACTGCTGTGGTTGAAAGGCGATGAGCCTGTCACTGTTGATGGCAAAACGCTACCGCTGGCAGAAGCCTTACAGTGGCATTTTGAACTGACCGTCAACACCGCGAATATTGTTGAGAACTACGCCACTTTAACGCGCAGTGAAACGCTGCTGCCGCTGGTGGGCGATAAAGCGAAGTTGCAGCATTACGCGGCAACCACGCCAATTGTCGATATGTTGCGTTTCTCTCCGGCACAACTGGACGCTGATGCATTCATCGGTATTTTGCGCCCGTTGACGCCGCGCTTATATTCCATCGCCTCATCGCAGGCGGAAGTCGAGAGCGAAGTGCACATCACCGTCGGCGTTGTGCGTTATGACGTGGAAGGTCGCGCCCGTGCGGGTGGTGCCTCCAGCTTCCTCGCCGATCGCGTGGAAGAAGAGGGCGAAGTTCGGGTGTTTATCGAACATAACGACAACTTCCGTTTGCCTGCTAATCCGGAAACGCCGGTGATTATGATTGGCCCCGGTACGGGCATCGCGCCGTTCCGCGCCTTTATGCAGCAGCGTGCCGCCGACGAAGCGCCGGGTAAAAACTGGCTGTTCTTTGGTAATCCGCACTTTACGGAAGATTTCCTCTATCAGGTGGAATGGCAGCGTTACGTCAAAGAAGGCGTGCTGACGCGTATCGATCTCGCCTGGTCGCGCGATCAAAAAGAAAAAATTTACGTACAAGACAAACTGCGCGAACAGGGCGCAGAGCTGTGGCGCTGGATCAATGACGGTGCCCACATTTATGTCTGCGGCGACGCCAATCGCATGGCGAAAGACGTTGAACAGGCACTTCTGGAAGTGATTGCCGAATTTGGTGGCATGGACACCGAAGCGGCGGATGAATTTTTAAGTGAGCTGCGCGTTGAGCGCCGTTATCAGCGAGATGTCTACTAA